Proteins from a single region of Stigmatella erecta:
- a CDS encoding DUF1592 domain-containing protein: MSTPHRMLGLARLVSAALFLGGCFGQAELDVSGPLPGEESTNPGGPEASDCPSSGIEPGPSPLRRLTRFEYNNTVRDLLGTSLQPAETFTKEEESLGFNNNAYALNVTLLHVEQWMEASETLSGSANLDALLPCQPTSGTEATCARQFIEAFGKRAWRRPLEAGEVTRLLAVYQAGRDRKDFLTGIRMTLQAFLQSPFFLYRVETGTPSAQGVSTVQVTSYEMASRLSYFLWGTMPDAALFQAAEAGALVTPAQVEAQARRMIADPKARKMVAEFHRQWLKLDEFSHTTKDTTVYPAFEPLKAAMRTETEKFLDYVFFDSEGSASLLFDAPFTFANKPLADFYGANGPAGSAFEKVTVNPSQRAGLLTQASFLASHAKPNQSSPIHRGVFARKQFLCQQLPTPPDDVGAPPDPSPDATTRERFAEHTRSPACSGCHALIDPIGFGFENYDGAGAFRTHEGTLPVDASGSVTQAGDAEGSYVGAVELSRKFARSTYVMECVATQWFRYANGRGETTQEQCEVQNLKKQFTRSGFNLRELLVQLTLSDAFRYRQPAPAAQ; the protein is encoded by the coding sequence GTGAGCACTCCCCACCGCATGCTCGGACTGGCCCGGCTGGTCTCGGCGGCCCTCTTCCTGGGGGGCTGCTTCGGCCAGGCCGAGCTGGATGTCAGCGGCCCCCTGCCCGGTGAGGAGTCCACGAACCCGGGCGGACCGGAGGCCTCGGACTGCCCCTCCAGCGGCATCGAGCCGGGCCCCTCGCCCCTGCGGCGGCTCACGCGCTTCGAGTACAACAACACGGTGCGGGACTTGCTGGGCACCTCGCTCCAGCCCGCCGAGACGTTCACCAAGGAAGAGGAGTCGCTGGGCTTCAACAACAACGCCTACGCGCTGAACGTCACCCTGCTCCATGTGGAGCAGTGGATGGAGGCCTCGGAGACGCTGTCCGGCTCGGCGAACCTGGATGCGCTCCTGCCGTGCCAGCCCACCTCCGGCACCGAGGCCACCTGCGCCCGGCAGTTCATCGAGGCCTTCGGCAAGCGCGCCTGGCGCCGCCCCCTGGAGGCCGGCGAAGTCACCCGCCTGCTCGCGGTGTACCAGGCGGGCCGGGACCGGAAGGACTTCCTCACCGGCATCCGGATGACGCTCCAAGCCTTCCTCCAGTCCCCCTTCTTCCTCTACCGCGTCGAGACGGGGACGCCCTCGGCCCAGGGCGTCTCCACGGTGCAGGTCACCTCCTACGAGATGGCCTCCCGGCTCTCGTACTTCCTCTGGGGCACGATGCCCGACGCGGCGCTGTTCCAGGCCGCCGAGGCCGGGGCGCTCGTCACCCCCGCCCAGGTGGAGGCCCAGGCGCGGCGGATGATCGCCGACCCCAAGGCGCGCAAGATGGTGGCCGAGTTCCACCGCCAGTGGCTGAAGCTGGATGAGTTCTCGCACACCACCAAGGACACCACCGTCTACCCCGCCTTCGAGCCCCTGAAGGCGGCCATGCGCACCGAGACGGAGAAGTTCCTGGACTACGTCTTCTTCGACAGCGAGGGCAGCGCCTCGCTGCTGTTCGACGCGCCCTTCACCTTCGCCAACAAGCCCCTGGCGGACTTCTACGGCGCCAACGGCCCGGCGGGCAGCGCCTTCGAGAAGGTGACGGTGAACCCCTCCCAGCGCGCGGGCCTGCTCACCCAGGCCAGCTTCCTGGCGAGCCACGCCAAGCCCAACCAGAGCTCGCCCATTCACCGGGGCGTCTTCGCGCGCAAGCAGTTCCTCTGCCAGCAGCTGCCCACCCCGCCGGACGACGTGGGCGCGCCGCCGGACCCCTCGCCGGACGCCACCACGCGCGAGCGCTTCGCCGAGCACACCCGGAGCCCGGCGTGCTCGGGCTGCCACGCGCTCATCGATCCCATCGGGTTCGGCTTCGAGAACTACGACGGGGCGGGCGCCTTCCGGACCCACGAGGGCACCCTGCCGGTGGACGCCAGCGGCAGCGTCACCCAGGCGGGGGACGCGGAGGGCAGCTACGTGGGCGCGGTGGAGCTGTCGCGCAAGTTCGCCCGGAGCACCTACGTGATGGAGTGCGTGGCCACCCAGTGGTTCCGCTATGCCAACGGCCGCGGAGAAACCACCCAGGAGCAGTGCGAGGTGCAGAACCTGAAGAAGCAGTTCACCCGGAGCGGCTTCAACCTCCGGGAGCTCCTGGTGCAGCTCACCCTGTCCGACGCCTTCCGCTACCGCCAGCCGGCCCCCGCCGCGCAGTGA
- a CDS encoding DUF3325 domain-containing protein, protein MLLAFGLNYLALLTCCLAMARHHRALLGPAPSPGRVALLRGVALTGTALALGVCIHQQGGEVGTVLWLCLLMVSGLVLVGLLAWRPRWALPLAAGAPLAGGAIALLGAR, encoded by the coding sequence ATGCTGCTGGCGTTCGGCCTCAACTACCTGGCGCTGCTCACCTGCTGCCTGGCGATGGCCCGGCACCACCGGGCCTTGCTGGGCCCGGCCCCTTCCCCCGGGCGCGTGGCCCTGCTCCGGGGCGTGGCCCTGACGGGGACGGCCCTGGCCCTGGGCGTCTGCATCCACCAGCAGGGTGGCGAGGTGGGCACGGTGCTCTGGCTCTGCCTGTTGATGGTCTCGGGCCTGGTGCTGGTGGGGCTGCTGGCCTGGCGCCCCCGGTGGGCCCTGCCCCTGGCGGCGGGGGCTCCCCTGGCCGGAGGCGCCATCGCCCTGCTGGGCGCGCGCTGA
- a CDS encoding RCC1 domain-containing protein yields MQRSQGWLKQVLSVGLGLWLAAGCGQAPVDTEEQASRSSPLWGSQARARLSAGGDHSLAVRPDGTVWAAGGNTYGQLGDGTTISRSVPGAVQGLSGVVAVATGYAHSVALRSDGTVWTWGYNYHGQLGDGTTTHRKVPVAVPGLSGVVAVAAGYSHSLALLTDGTVWAWGYNGAGQLGDGTTTHRKVPGVVPGLSGVVTVAAGQYHTLAVRSDGTVWAWGDNANGQLGDGTASTRKVPGVVPGLSGVAAVAAGYAYSLALRSDGTVWAWGYNNSGQLGDGTWTERRLPVAVPGLSGVVAVAAGFGHSLALFPNGTVWSWGANASGQLGDGTTGNRRVPMEVPGLSGVMALAAGQDSSQVVRADGKVWGWGANTSGQLGTGTTSHRTAPVAVPGLSEVTAVAAGYAHSLAVRSDGTVWAWGANTSGQLGDGTTGHRTGPGAVQGLTGVVAVAAGSSHSLALRSDGTVWAWGDNANAQLGDGTTLTRTAPVAVAGLSGVVAVAAGANHSLAVRSDGTVWTWGDNASGQLGNGTYSSRTTPRAVPSLSGVVAVAAGNNHSLAVRSNGSVWAWGANASGQLGDGTTTGRPVPGVVPGLSGGVAVAAGYAHSVALRSDGTVWTWGFNTSGQLGDGTTGNRPVPGAVPGLTGVAAVEAGYAYSVAVSSDSTVWGWGANASGQLGDGTTSHRTLPGAVQGLTGGGIVAAGDAHALALRSDGTVWAWGSNGKGQISDGGPTSSEYVPTLSLLY; encoded by the coding sequence ATGCAGCGCAGTCAGGGATGGCTGAAGCAGGTGTTGAGCGTAGGGCTTGGACTTTGGCTGGCCGCGGGTTGTGGGCAAGCCCCGGTGGACACGGAAGAACAGGCGTCGCGCAGCTCGCCGCTCTGGGGCTCTCAGGCGAGGGCCCGTCTCTCCGCGGGGGGAGACCATTCCCTGGCGGTGCGTCCAGATGGCACCGTGTGGGCCGCGGGGGGGAACACCTACGGCCAGTTGGGAGATGGCACCACGATCAGCCGCTCGGTGCCTGGGGCGGTGCAAGGCCTGAGTGGCGTGGTGGCCGTGGCGACGGGCTACGCCCACTCGGTGGCGTTGCGCTCGGACGGCACGGTGTGGACCTGGGGGTACAACTACCACGGCCAATTGGGCGATGGCACCACGACCCACCGCAAGGTGCCCGTGGCGGTGCCCGGGTTGAGCGGCGTGGTGGCCGTGGCGGCGGGCTACTCCCACTCGCTGGCGCTGCTCACGGACGGCACCGTGTGGGCCTGGGGCTACAACGGCGCCGGCCAGCTGGGCGATGGCACCACGACCCACCGCAAGGTGCCTGGGGTGGTGCCAGGCTTGAGCGGGGTGGTGACCGTGGCGGCGGGCCAATACCACACGTTGGCGGTGCGCTCGGACGGCACGGTGTGGGCCTGGGGAGACAACGCAAACGGCCAATTGGGCGATGGCACCGCGAGCACCCGCAAGGTGCCTGGGGTGGTGCCTGGGTTGAGCGGGGTGGCGGCCGTGGCGGCGGGCTACGCCTACTCGCTGGCGTTGCGCTCGGACGGCACGGTGTGGGCCTGGGGCTACAACAATTCCGGCCAGCTCGGGGACGGCACCTGGACCGAGCGCAGGCTGCCCGTGGCGGTGCCCGGGTTGAGCGGCGTGGTGGCCGTGGCGGCGGGCTTCGGCCACTCGCTGGCGTTGTTCCCGAACGGCACGGTGTGGAGCTGGGGGGCCAACGCCTCCGGCCAGCTGGGCGATGGCACCACGGGCAACCGCAGGGTGCCGATGGAAGTGCCCGGGTTGAGCGGGGTGATGGCCCTGGCCGCGGGCCAAGACTCCTCGCAGGTGGTGCGCGCGGACGGCAAGGTGTGGGGCTGGGGAGCCAACACCTCCGGCCAGCTGGGCACTGGCACCACGAGCCACCGCACGGCGCCCGTGGCGGTGCCAGGGTTGAGTGAGGTGACGGCGGTGGCGGCGGGCTATGCCCATTCGCTGGCGGTGCGCTCGGACGGCACGGTGTGGGCCTGGGGGGCCAACACCTCCGGCCAGCTGGGCGATGGCACCACGGGCCACCGCACGGGGCCTGGGGCGGTACAAGGGTTGACGGGGGTGGTGGCCGTGGCGGCGGGCTCTTCCCACTCGCTGGCCTTGCGCTCGGACGGCACCGTGTGGGCCTGGGGAGATAACGCCAATGCCCAATTGGGCGATGGCACCACCCTCACCCGCACGGCGCCCGTGGCGGTGGCCGGGTTGAGCGGCGTGGTGGCCGTGGCGGCGGGCGCCAATCACTCGCTGGCGGTGCGCTCGGACGGCACCGTGTGGACCTGGGGGGACAACGCCTCCGGTCAGCTGGGGAATGGCACCTACAGCAGCCGCACGACGCCTCGGGCGGTGCCCAGCTTGAGCGGGGTGGTGGCCGTGGCAGCCGGCAACAACCACTCGCTGGCGGTGCGCTCGAACGGCAGCGTGTGGGCCTGGGGGGCCAACGCCTCCGGCCAGCTGGGCGATGGCACCACGACCGGCCGCCCGGTGCCTGGGGTGGTGCCCGGGTTGAGTGGGGGGGTGGCCGTGGCGGCGGGCTACGCCCACTCGGTGGCGTTGCGCTCGGACGGCACGGTGTGGACCTGGGGCTTCAACACCTCCGGTCAGCTGGGCGATGGCACCACGGGCAACCGCCCGGTGCCTGGGGCGGTGCCTGGGTTGACCGGGGTGGCCGCCGTGGAGGCGGGCTATGCCTACTCGGTGGCGGTGAGCTCGGACAGCACGGTGTGGGGCTGGGGGGCCAACGCCTCTGGCCAGCTGGGCGATGGCACCACGAGCCACCGCACGCTGCCCGGGGCGGTGCAAGGGTTGACCGGGGGGGGCATCGTGGCGGCGGGCGATGCTCACGCGCTGGCGCTGCGCTCGGACGGCACCGTGTGGGCCTGGGGGTCCAACGGCAAGGGCCAGATCAGCGACGGGGGACCTACCTCCTCCGAGTACGTGCCCACGCTCTCCTTGCTGTATTGA
- the sthA gene encoding Si-specific NAD(P)(+) transhydrogenase has product MSTRHFDIVVIGSGPGGEGAAMKAAKEGKRVCMVDNRQLVGGACTHTATIPSKALRHAIQRLVDVQNDHPELRVELAKVSKFKDMMRKASSVVARQVQLRTTFYERNRVELSIGHGRFLDAHTLEVTDPRGASELLSAKSFVIATGSRPYRPPNLDFTHPRIYDSDTILTMNETPMTMLIYGAGVIGCEYASMFRMLGVKVDLVNTRDRLLSFLDDEISDALSYHLREQGVLIRHQEQMERVEPTDDGVVLHLKSGKRLKTEIFLWANGRTGNTYDMGLDKLGIQTDSRGNVQVNDAYQTVVPHIYAVGDVVGIPSLASASYDQGRFAATHIVEGRLEHKLVKDIPSGIYTSPEISSLGRTEQELTQQNVPYEVGHAFFKSLARAQITGRTVGMLKLLFHRDTREILGIHCLGDNASEIIHIGQAIMSQDGPGNSIDYFVNTTFNYPTMAEAYRVAALNGLNRLF; this is encoded by the coding sequence ATGAGCACGCGGCATTTCGACATCGTGGTGATTGGGTCCGGCCCTGGAGGCGAGGGCGCGGCCATGAAGGCGGCCAAGGAGGGCAAGCGCGTCTGCATGGTGGACAACCGGCAACTGGTGGGCGGCGCCTGCACCCACACCGCCACCATCCCCTCCAAGGCCCTGCGCCATGCCATCCAGCGGCTGGTGGACGTGCAGAACGACCACCCCGAGCTGCGCGTGGAGCTGGCCAAGGTCTCCAAGTTCAAGGACATGATGCGCAAGGCCTCCTCCGTGGTGGCCCGCCAGGTCCAGCTGCGCACCACCTTCTACGAGCGCAACCGCGTGGAGCTGTCCATCGGCCACGGGCGCTTCCTGGATGCGCACACGCTGGAGGTCACCGATCCCCGCGGCGCCAGCGAGCTGCTGTCCGCCAAGTCCTTCGTCATCGCCACGGGCTCGCGGCCCTACCGCCCGCCCAACCTGGACTTCACCCACCCGCGCATCTACGACTCGGACACCATCCTGACGATGAACGAGACGCCGATGACGATGCTCATCTACGGCGCCGGCGTCATCGGCTGCGAGTACGCCTCCATGTTCCGCATGCTCGGCGTGAAGGTGGACCTGGTGAACACGCGCGACCGGCTCCTGTCCTTCCTGGACGATGAAATTTCCGACGCGCTCTCCTACCACCTGCGCGAGCAGGGCGTGCTCATCCGCCACCAGGAGCAGATGGAGCGCGTGGAGCCCACCGACGATGGCGTGGTGCTGCACCTCAAGAGCGGCAAGCGGCTCAAGACGGAGATCTTCCTCTGGGCCAACGGGCGCACCGGCAACACCTACGACATGGGGCTCGACAAGCTGGGCATCCAGACCGACTCGCGCGGCAACGTGCAGGTGAACGACGCGTACCAGACCGTCGTGCCCCACATCTACGCGGTGGGCGACGTGGTGGGCATCCCCTCCCTGGCCAGCGCCTCGTATGACCAGGGCCGCTTCGCCGCCACCCACATCGTCGAGGGCCGGCTGGAGCACAAGCTGGTGAAGGACATCCCCAGCGGCATCTACACCAGCCCGGAGATCAGCAGCCTGGGGCGCACCGAGCAGGAGCTGACCCAGCAGAACGTGCCCTATGAAGTCGGCCACGCCTTCTTCAAGAGCCTGGCCCGCGCGCAGATCACCGGCCGCACCGTGGGCATGCTCAAGCTGCTGTTCCACCGGGACACCCGGGAGATCCTCGGCATCCACTGCCTGGGCGACAACGCCTCGGAGATCATCCACATCGGCCAGGCCATCATGTCCCAGGACGGGCCCGGCAACTCCATCGACTACTTCGTCAATACCACCTTCAACTACCCCACCATGGCCGAGGCCTACCGCGTGGCTGCCCTCAACGGCCTCAACCGCCTGTTCTGA
- a CDS encoding enoyl-CoA hydratase-related protein, which translates to MPEFKVDARGAIEIWTIDGADRRNAISRAMLQELSGMVARVSTGRDVRVVIITGAGDKAFCAGADLKERAGMSEAEVRAFLDGLRKTFRAIETSDCVFIAAINGAALGGGTELSLACDLRVAVPGTELGLTEVRLGIIPGGGGTQRLSRLVGPGRAKDLILTGRRMNAAEAFSIGLVNRLAPEGHLVETAFSLAEAIVANAPIAVSTAKHAIDEGTGLELEDALALELRKYEEVLQTEDRLEGLRSFAEKRPPVYKGR; encoded by the coding sequence ATGCCGGAATTCAAGGTCGACGCACGGGGAGCCATCGAGATCTGGACCATCGACGGGGCGGACCGCCGCAACGCGATCAGCCGGGCCATGCTCCAGGAGCTGAGCGGCATGGTGGCCCGCGTCTCCACCGGCCGGGACGTGCGCGTGGTCATCATCACCGGCGCCGGGGACAAGGCCTTCTGCGCGGGCGCGGACCTGAAGGAGCGCGCGGGCATGAGCGAGGCGGAGGTGCGCGCCTTCCTGGACGGCCTGCGCAAGACCTTCCGGGCCATCGAGACGAGCGACTGCGTCTTCATCGCCGCCATCAACGGGGCGGCGCTCGGGGGCGGCACGGAGCTGTCGCTCGCGTGCGACCTGCGCGTGGCGGTGCCCGGCACGGAGCTGGGGCTCACCGAGGTGCGGCTGGGCATCATCCCCGGCGGCGGCGGCACGCAGCGGCTCTCCCGGCTGGTGGGGCCGGGCCGCGCGAAGGATCTCATCCTCACCGGGCGGCGGATGAACGCGGCCGAGGCCTTCAGCATCGGCCTGGTGAACCGGCTGGCCCCCGAGGGGCACCTGGTGGAGACGGCCTTCTCGCTGGCGGAGGCCATCGTGGCCAACGCGCCCATCGCCGTGTCCACGGCCAAGCACGCCATCGACGAGGGGACGGGGCTGGAGCTGGAGGATGCGCTCGCGCTGGAGCTGCGCAAGTACGAGGAGGTGCTCCAGACGGAGGACCGGCTGGAGGGGCTGCGCTCCTTCGCCGAGAAGCGGCCCCCGGTCTACAAGGGCCGCTGA
- a CDS encoding DUF1552 domain-containing protein — protein MIRQPLSRRTLLRGLSGVAIALPFLEAMEAHAAAPAAPKRFVFVFSANGTIPPAWTPSGQETSFQLGRILAPLEPHKSKLLLLDNLDMESAHHGPGDGHQKGMGHLLTGTELQNGDIFTGGDSEKVGWGGGISIDQEIAKRVGQNDRFPSLLFGVQTGGADIWSRMSYSGPGSPMPAEDNPRNAFNRIFANFNADPAGLAELRYRRHSVLDSTQEDFKRLRAQLGSTDLQKVDAHLTAIREIERRLDLEDHAVGASCVKPAQPATLDHTKNENFPAVGKLQMDLLVMALTCNLTKVATLQWSRSVSQVSFPWAGVTDRHHDLSHFGDSEAEAQEKITKINIWYAQQFAYLLTQMAKVQEGDRTLLDNTAVLWGNELGKGNSHSRRDVPFVMAGSCGGYFRTGRYLKYTNGWHNELYVSILNAMGVQTNTFGNPAYCKGALPHLT, from the coding sequence ATGATCCGCCAACCCCTGAGCCGCCGTACCCTCCTGCGAGGCCTGAGCGGGGTGGCCATCGCGCTGCCCTTCCTGGAGGCCATGGAGGCCCACGCCGCCGCCCCCGCCGCGCCCAAGCGCTTCGTGTTCGTCTTCAGCGCCAACGGCACCATCCCCCCCGCCTGGACTCCGTCCGGTCAGGAGACGTCCTTCCAGCTCGGCCGAATCCTCGCGCCGCTGGAGCCCCACAAGTCCAAGTTGCTCCTGCTGGACAACCTGGACATGGAATCGGCCCACCACGGCCCAGGTGACGGCCACCAAAAGGGCATGGGACATCTCCTGACCGGCACGGAGCTCCAGAACGGGGACATCTTCACCGGGGGTGACTCGGAGAAGGTCGGCTGGGGCGGCGGCATCTCCATTGACCAGGAGATCGCCAAGCGCGTGGGCCAGAACGACCGGTTCCCCTCGCTGCTGTTCGGCGTGCAGACGGGTGGCGCGGACATCTGGTCGCGCATGTCCTACTCGGGCCCGGGCTCGCCGATGCCGGCCGAGGACAACCCGCGCAACGCCTTCAACCGCATCTTCGCCAACTTCAACGCGGACCCCGCGGGGCTGGCCGAGCTGCGCTACCGCCGCCACTCCGTGCTCGACAGCACCCAGGAGGACTTCAAGCGGCTCCGGGCCCAGCTGGGCAGCACGGACCTGCAGAAGGTGGATGCGCACCTCACCGCCATCCGGGAGATTGAACGGCGGTTGGATCTGGAGGACCACGCGGTGGGCGCCTCGTGCGTGAAGCCCGCCCAGCCCGCCACGCTGGACCACACGAAGAACGAGAACTTCCCGGCCGTGGGCAAGCTCCAGATGGACCTGCTCGTCATGGCGCTCACGTGCAACCTCACCAAGGTGGCCACGCTCCAGTGGAGCCGCAGCGTGAGCCAGGTCTCCTTTCCGTGGGCGGGCGTCACCGACCGGCACCATGACCTGTCCCACTTCGGCGACAGCGAGGCCGAGGCGCAGGAGAAGATCACGAAGATCAACATCTGGTACGCGCAGCAGTTCGCCTACCTGCTCACGCAGATGGCCAAGGTCCAGGAGGGGGACCGGACGCTGCTCGACAACACCGCGGTGCTCTGGGGCAACGAGCTGGGCAAGGGCAACAGCCACAGCCGCCGGGACGTGCCGTTCGTGATGGCCGGCAGCTGCGGCGGCTACTTCCGGACCGGGCGCTACCTCAAGTACACCAACGGCTGGCACAACGAGCTGTACGTCTCCATCCTCAACGCCATGGGCGTGCAGACGAACACGTTCGGCAACCCCGCCTACTGCAAGGGCGCCCTGCCCCACCTCACCTGA
- a CDS encoding GAF domain-containing protein gives MDSANTSYQSWLESFAAAHGAMAGSVHVQRGEDLELVASLNLPPPVVAAVRHVPRGKGMAGLAQVRKAPVQTCNLQEDDTGRIKSGAKAVAGRAAVALPVLDAAGEVLAVVGLAFQEEGDIPAERERALMASAAKLSSGAV, from the coding sequence ATGGATTCAGCAAACACTTCCTATCAGTCCTGGCTGGAGTCCTTCGCCGCGGCGCATGGCGCCATGGCGGGCTCGGTGCACGTGCAGCGCGGCGAGGACCTGGAGCTGGTGGCCTCCCTCAACCTCCCGCCCCCGGTGGTGGCCGCCGTGCGCCATGTGCCGCGGGGCAAGGGCATGGCGGGGTTGGCGCAGGTGCGCAAGGCACCCGTGCAGACCTGCAACCTCCAGGAGGACGACACGGGCCGGATCAAGTCCGGGGCCAAGGCCGTGGCCGGACGGGCCGCCGTGGCCCTGCCGGTGCTCGACGCGGCGGGCGAGGTGCTCGCCGTGGTGGGCCTCGCCTTCCAGGAGGAGGGGGACATCCCCGCCGAGCGCGAGCGGGCCCTGATGGCCTCCGCCGCGAAGCTGTCCTCCGGGGCCGTCTGA
- a CDS encoding TIM44-like domain-containing protein, which translates to MRPLFQHSVRLPSWLLVLGGLSALVPLEALARGGGGEHYTRDSPSYGNGDGDAGLIYLFFRLITFAFRYPKVGIPLLILAGVVYYFYKRNLHPTGATQRAFERREAEQRTQVSDQAVLSWVHSLQRKDPQFEAQGVLDKVRQLFPALQEAWFRRELTPVRPFLSDATYQRFNVQLQLMAAQGVRDAISDIQLLDARIIGLEQSEWFDSLQIRVQAQMRDTDVPASASDAQALEAARRAPLESFTEVWTFVRKPGAVTRIGQDVYQGKCPQCGAPYKGGASNVCEYCQAIVNSGNYDWTLSEITQGIEHNRYAAAVDGLGAAREADPALNLEVLEDRASLLFWKWIDAQSRGDEKRLAQVANTELVSQLGTELGTMRQRGQRRVILECAVGAVVTRTLEVHPEGDDRAHVEIRWSARLGTAAANERPRELPTVPQRWVFTLTRRHGVKTNTSNGMATDRCPECNAPLTSSGASACAYCGTQLGTSAKDWVLATTLPYEAWEAQTRYRRVPGAQAPVASPARATDTVVDVQERERLLYMMASIAAADGTVDATERKLLKVCATRWSIPWQNVEMALNAGQPLFQRLMPTKGSPEASVFMDHLVQMALVDGRVDTKERRMLVSTAMHLGVLPQLESMLRK; encoded by the coding sequence ATGCGCCCGCTCTTCCAACACTCTGTCCGCCTGCCCTCCTGGCTGCTGGTCCTGGGGGGCCTCTCCGCCCTGGTTCCGCTCGAGGCTCTGGCCCGGGGGGGCGGGGGCGAGCACTACACCCGGGACTCGCCGAGCTACGGAAACGGCGACGGGGACGCGGGGCTCATCTACCTGTTCTTCCGCCTCATCACCTTCGCCTTCCGGTACCCGAAGGTCGGCATCCCGCTGCTCATCCTCGCGGGGGTGGTTTACTACTTCTACAAGCGCAACCTGCACCCCACCGGCGCCACGCAGCGGGCCTTCGAGCGGCGGGAGGCGGAGCAGCGCACCCAGGTGTCGGACCAGGCGGTCCTGAGCTGGGTCCATTCCCTCCAGCGCAAGGATCCGCAGTTCGAGGCGCAGGGCGTGCTCGACAAGGTGCGCCAGCTCTTCCCGGCGCTCCAGGAGGCCTGGTTCCGGCGGGAGCTCACCCCGGTGCGCCCGTTCCTCTCGGACGCCACGTACCAGCGCTTCAACGTGCAGCTCCAGCTCATGGCCGCCCAGGGCGTGCGCGACGCCATCAGCGACATCCAGCTGCTGGACGCGCGCATCATCGGCCTGGAGCAGAGCGAGTGGTTCGACAGCCTCCAGATCCGCGTCCAGGCGCAGATGCGCGACACGGACGTGCCCGCCTCGGCCTCGGATGCGCAGGCCCTGGAGGCCGCCCGGCGGGCGCCGCTCGAGTCCTTCACCGAGGTGTGGACGTTCGTGCGCAAGCCCGGGGCGGTCACGCGCATTGGCCAGGATGTCTACCAGGGCAAGTGCCCCCAGTGCGGCGCGCCCTACAAAGGAGGGGCGAGCAACGTCTGCGAGTACTGCCAGGCCATCGTCAACTCGGGCAACTACGACTGGACGCTCTCGGAAATTACCCAGGGCATCGAGCACAACCGCTATGCCGCCGCCGTGGACGGCCTGGGCGCGGCGCGCGAGGCGGACCCCGCGCTCAACCTGGAGGTGCTGGAGGACCGCGCCTCGCTGCTGTTCTGGAAGTGGATCGACGCGCAGAGCCGGGGCGACGAGAAGCGCCTGGCGCAGGTGGCCAACACGGAGCTCGTCTCCCAGCTCGGCACGGAGCTCGGCACGATGCGCCAGCGGGGCCAGCGCCGCGTCATCCTGGAGTGCGCCGTGGGCGCGGTGGTGACGCGGACCCTGGAGGTCCACCCCGAGGGCGATGACCGGGCCCACGTGGAGATCCGCTGGAGCGCCCGGCTGGGCACGGCGGCGGCGAACGAGCGGCCCCGGGAGCTGCCCACCGTGCCCCAGCGCTGGGTGTTCACGCTGACGCGCCGGCACGGGGTGAAGACGAACACCTCCAACGGCATGGCCACGGACCGCTGCCCGGAGTGCAACGCGCCCCTGACGAGCAGCGGCGCCAGCGCCTGCGCGTACTGCGGCACGCAGCTGGGCACGAGCGCCAAGGACTGGGTGCTCGCCACCACCCTGCCCTACGAGGCCTGGGAGGCCCAGACGCGCTACCGCCGCGTCCCCGGAGCCCAGGCCCCGGTGGCCAGCCCCGCGCGGGCCACGGACACCGTGGTGGACGTGCAGGAACGGGAGCGGCTGCTCTACATGATGGCCTCCATCGCCGCCGCGGACGGCACCGTGGACGCCACGGAGCGCAAGCTCCTCAAGGTGTGCGCCACGCGCTGGAGCATCCCCTGGCAGAACGTGGAGATGGCCCTCAACGCCGGGCAGCCCCTCTTCCAGCGGCTGATGCCCACCAAGGGCAGCCCCGAGGCCTCCGTCTTCATGGACCACCTGGTCCAGATGGCGCTGGTGGATGGGCGCGTGGACACGAAGGAGCGGCGCATGCTGGTCTCCACCGCCATGCACCTGGGGGTGCTGCCGCAGCTGGAGTCCATGCTCCGCAAGTGA
- a CDS encoding TVP38/TMEM64 family protein: protein MFTQRLDAKRAAVGWTLFCGLLLAAILVPFFLFGERLEAATRAFLDARPPDGQVALVLGGLLAADLVLPVPSSLIGTAAGALLGFWRGLLACWAGMMVGCALGYLLGARAGEAALRRMAGEAEVRRLAELSGRHGHWFLLVLRGVPVLAESSVVFAGVSRMPLRRFFGTSALANLGICATYAAVGASAARFGSFLVMFAGIVLLPGLALWAVRRGTKRAVGP, encoded by the coding sequence GTGTTCACGCAAAGGCTGGATGCCAAGCGCGCGGCGGTGGGCTGGACGCTCTTCTGCGGCCTGCTCCTGGCGGCGATTCTCGTGCCCTTCTTCCTCTTCGGCGAGCGGCTGGAGGCGGCCACCCGCGCCTTCCTGGACGCGCGGCCGCCCGATGGGCAGGTGGCGCTCGTGCTGGGGGGGCTGCTGGCGGCGGATCTCGTGCTGCCCGTGCCCTCCAGCCTCATCGGCACCGCGGCGGGGGCGCTGCTGGGCTTCTGGCGCGGCCTGCTGGCCTGCTGGGCCGGGATGATGGTGGGCTGCGCTCTGGGCTACCTGCTGGGCGCCAGGGCCGGAGAGGCGGCCCTGCGGCGCATGGCGGGCGAGGCCGAGGTGCGGCGGCTGGCCGAGCTGTCCGGGCGCCATGGCCACTGGTTCCTGCTCGTCCTGCGGGGAGTGCCCGTGCTGGCGGAGTCCTCCGTCGTCTTCGCGGGCGTCAGCCGCATGCCGCTGCGGCGCTTCTTCGGGACCTCCGCCCTGGCCAACCTGGGGATCTGCGCCACCTACGCGGCCGTGGGCGCCTCCGCCGCGCGGTTTGGCTCGTTCCTGGTGATGTTCGCCGGGATCGTCCTGCTCCCCGGGCTCGCGCTCTGGGCGGTGCGGCGCGGCACGAAGCGCGCGGTGGGCCCGTAG